A portion of the Pseudomonas sp. GR 6-02 genome contains these proteins:
- a CDS encoding pyridoxal phosphate-dependent aminotransferase translates to MITSKLPNVGITIFTQMSQLATQTGAINLSQGFPDFDGPQALRDAVGRHIASGHNQYSPMTGLPALRQQIAAKIARSYGAHVDADSEVTVTPGATQAIFCAIQAVIHSGDEVIVFDPCYDSYEPSVELAGGRCVHVQLGLKDFAIDFQKLAEALSPRTRMIILNTPHNPSGALISRAELDQLAALIRDRDIYVISDEVYEHLVFDGVSHASVLAHEELYQRAFVVSSFGKTYHVTGWKTGYVVAPPALSAELRKVHQYVSFCGVTPLQYALADYMAEHPEHVEELPGFYQAKRDLFCDLLTPSRFSFTRVAGTYFQLVDYSQIRPDLNDVEMALWMTREHGVASIPISVFYQTPPEGQRLVRLCFAKREETLREAAAKLCLI, encoded by the coding sequence ATGATCACCAGTAAGCTGCCGAATGTCGGCATCACTATTTTCACGCAGATGTCTCAGCTCGCGACGCAAACCGGGGCGATCAACCTGTCCCAGGGTTTTCCCGATTTCGACGGCCCGCAGGCCCTGCGCGATGCGGTCGGTCGGCATATCGCCAGTGGCCACAACCAGTATTCGCCGATGACCGGCTTACCGGCGTTGCGTCAGCAGATCGCGGCGAAGATCGCTCGCAGCTACGGCGCGCATGTTGATGCCGACAGCGAAGTGACGGTCACCCCCGGCGCGACCCAGGCGATCTTCTGCGCGATTCAGGCGGTGATCCACAGCGGCGATGAAGTGATCGTGTTCGATCCGTGCTACGACAGCTACGAGCCCTCGGTCGAGCTGGCCGGTGGTCGCTGTGTGCATGTGCAACTCGGCCTGAAGGACTTCGCCATCGACTTCCAGAAGCTCGCCGAAGCCCTGAGCCCGCGCACGCGGATGATCATCCTCAATACCCCGCACAACCCAAGCGGTGCGCTGATCAGCCGTGCCGAGCTGGATCAGCTGGCGGCGTTGATCCGCGACCGCGACATCTATGTGATCAGCGACGAAGTCTATGAACACCTGGTGTTCGACGGTGTGTCTCACGCCAGCGTATTGGCCCATGAAGAGCTGTATCAGCGCGCTTTCGTGGTCAGTTCGTTCGGCAAGACGTACCACGTCACCGGTTGGAAAACCGGTTATGTCGTGGCGCCGCCGGCCCTTAGCGCGGAGCTGCGCAAGGTGCACCAGTACGTCAGTTTCTGCGGCGTGACGCCGTTGCAGTACGCGTTGGCCGATTACATGGCCGAGCACCCGGAACACGTCGAAGAGTTGCCGGGCTTCTATCAGGCCAAGCGCGATCTGTTCTGCGATCTACTGACGCCGTCGCGCTTCAGTTTTACCCGCGTGGCCGGTACTTATTTCCAGTTGGTCGATTACTCGCAGATTCGCCCGGACCTCAATGACGTCGAGATGGCGCTGTGGATGACCCGCGAGCATGGCGTCGCGAGCATTCCGATCTCGGTGTTCTACCAGACTCCACCTGAAGGCCAGCGCCTGGTGCGTCTGTGCTTTGCCAAGCGCGAGGAGACCCTGCGTGAAGCAGCGGCAAAACTATGCCTGATCTGA
- the ispG gene encoding flavodoxin-dependent (E)-4-hydroxy-3-methylbut-2-enyl-diphosphate synthase — MHGESPIKRRESRKIWVGNVPVGGDAPIAVQSMTNSDTNDVAATVAQINRLETAGVDIVRVSVPDMDAAEAFGKIKQLVKVPLVADIHFDYRIALRVAELGVDCLRINPGNIGREDRVRAVVDAARDRGIPIRIGVNAGSLEKDLQKKYGEPTPAALVESALRHVEHLERLNFQDFKVSVKASDVFMAVEAYRLLAKEIVQPLHLGITEAGGLRSGTVKSAVGLGMLLAEGIGDTIRISLAADPVEEVKVGYDILKSLHLRSRGINFIACPSCSRQNFDVVKTMNELEGRLEDLLVPLDVAVIGCVVNGPGEAKEAHIGLTGGTPNLIYIDGKPSQKLTNDNLVDELERLIRQKAAEKVEADAAVIARG; from the coding sequence ATGCACGGCGAATCTCCAATCAAGCGTCGCGAATCCCGGAAAATCTGGGTCGGTAACGTGCCTGTTGGCGGCGATGCGCCCATCGCTGTGCAGAGCATGACCAACAGCGACACCAATGACGTGGCCGCCACCGTGGCCCAGATCAATCGTCTGGAAACCGCCGGCGTCGATATCGTTCGGGTTTCGGTGCCGGACATGGACGCCGCCGAAGCCTTCGGCAAGATCAAGCAACTGGTCAAGGTGCCGTTGGTGGCTGACATCCACTTCGACTACAGGATCGCTCTGCGCGTAGCCGAACTGGGCGTCGATTGCCTGCGCATCAACCCAGGCAACATCGGTCGTGAAGACCGCGTACGTGCGGTGGTCGATGCCGCCCGTGATCGCGGGATTCCAATCCGTATCGGCGTGAACGCCGGTTCCCTGGAAAAAGACCTGCAAAAGAAATATGGCGAGCCGACTCCGGCCGCGCTGGTCGAGTCCGCCCTGCGTCACGTCGAACACCTCGAACGCCTCAATTTCCAGGACTTCAAGGTCAGCGTAAAAGCTTCCGACGTGTTCATGGCCGTTGAAGCCTACCGCTTGCTGGCCAAGGAAATCGTCCAGCCGTTGCACCTGGGCATCACCGAAGCCGGTGGTTTGCGTTCAGGCACAGTGAAATCCGCCGTGGGCCTCGGTATGCTGCTCGCCGAAGGGATTGGCGATACTATTCGCATCTCGTTGGCGGCCGACCCGGTCGAGGAAGTGAAAGTCGGCTACGACATTCTCAAATCCCTGCACCTGCGTTCCCGTGGCATCAACTTCATCGCCTGCCCGAGCTGCTCGCGGCAGAACTTCGATGTGGTCAAAACCATGAACGAGCTGGAAGGGCGTCTCGAAGACTTGCTGGTGCCGCTGGATGTCGCGGTAATCGGTTGCGTGGTCAACGGGCCGGGTGAAGCCAAGGAAGCCCATATTGGCTTGACCGGCGGCACACCAAACCTGATTTACATCGACGGCAAGCCGTCGCAGAAACTGACGAATGACAATCTGGTGGATGAGCTTGAACGCTTGATCCGCCAGAAAGCGGCCGAAAAGGTCGAAGCCGACGCGGCTGTAATCGCTCGCGGCTGA
- the hisS gene encoding histidine--tRNA ligase, translating into MSKSLQAIRGMNDILPEQTPLWRHFEGTVSRLLDNYGYKQIRMPIVEFTELFKRSIGEVTDIVEKEMYTFEDRNGDSLTLRPEGTAACVRAVLEHGITGGGQVQKLWYIGPMFRHERPQKGRYRQFHQIGCEVFNLDGPDIDAELIVLTWRLWGELGIRDAVKLELNSLGTAESRGRYREALVEYLTARLDQLDEDSQRRLKTNPLRVLDTKNADTQAVLADAPKMADYLDEESRVHFEGLKARLDAAGIPYVINPKLVRGLDYYSKTVFEWVTDQLGAQGTVCAGGRYDGLVEQMGGKPTPGVGFAMGIERLVLLLETLEQIPEEISRQVDVYLCAFGEAAELAGLTLSERVRDQLPNLRLQINAGGGSFKSQFKKADKSGALYALILGDDEMAQQVVGFKPLRGQGEQQSIAWDALAAHLATCVVQG; encoded by the coding sequence GTGAGCAAGTCTCTGCAAGCCATTCGTGGCATGAACGACATCCTGCCCGAACAGACTCCCCTGTGGCGTCATTTCGAAGGCACCGTTTCGCGTTTGCTGGATAACTACGGTTACAAGCAGATCCGCATGCCGATCGTCGAGTTCACCGAGCTGTTCAAGCGCTCCATCGGTGAAGTGACCGACATCGTCGAAAAAGAGATGTACACCTTCGAAGACCGCAACGGCGATTCCCTGACCCTACGCCCTGAAGGCACAGCGGCCTGCGTGCGTGCGGTGCTCGAACACGGCATTACCGGCGGCGGCCAGGTGCAGAAACTCTGGTACATCGGCCCGATGTTCCGCCACGAACGTCCGCAGAAAGGCCGTTATCGCCAGTTCCACCAGATTGGTTGTGAAGTCTTCAACCTCGACGGTCCGGACATCGACGCCGAGCTGATCGTGCTGACCTGGCGCCTGTGGGGCGAGCTGGGTATCCGCGATGCGGTCAAGCTCGAACTCAACAGCCTGGGCACTGCCGAATCCCGTGGTCGTTATCGCGAAGCACTGGTCGAGTACCTGACCGCTCGCCTGGATCAACTGGACGAAGACAGCCAGCGCCGTCTGAAGACCAACCCGCTGCGGGTCCTGGATACCAAGAACGCCGACACTCAAGCGGTGCTGGCCGACGCGCCGAAAATGGCCGACTACCTCGACGAAGAATCCCGCGTGCACTTCGAGGGCCTCAAGGCTCGCCTGGACGCCGCCGGCATTCCTTATGTGATCAACCCGAAGCTGGTTCGCGGGCTGGATTACTACAGCAAGACCGTATTCGAATGGGTCACCGACCAATTGGGCGCCCAGGGCACGGTATGTGCCGGTGGTCGTTACGACGGTCTGGTGGAGCAGATGGGCGGCAAGCCGACCCCGGGCGTCGGTTTCGCCATGGGCATCGAGCGTCTGGTGCTGCTGCTTGAAACTCTGGAGCAGATCCCCGAAGAGATCTCCCGTCAGGTTGACGTCTACCTCTGCGCCTTCGGTGAAGCCGCCGAGCTGGCCGGTCTGACCCTGAGCGAGCGTGTTCGTGATCAACTGCCCAACCTGCGCCTGCAAATCAATGCCGGGGGCGGCAGCTTCAAAAGCCAGTTCAAGAAAGCCGACAAGAGCGGTGCGCTGTACGCATTGATCCTCGGTGACGACGAAATGGCCCAGCAAGTGGTAGGTTTCAAACCCCTGCGTGGCCAGGGCGAACAACAAAGCATTGCCTGGGATGCGCTTGCTGCACACCTGGCCACCTGCGTCGTGCAGGGTTGA
- a CDS encoding tetratricopeptide repeat protein: protein MSSTEDEHVAELKEWWTRNGKPLVTGGLLALVIVFGWQAFQKYQSNQSQGASILYQQLLETTLTPDGKPDAARVSDLAGKLNSEFGGTAYAQYGSLFVAKVAVDSGKLDDAASELKAIVDKPANPALGEIARQRLAQVLAAQNKVDEALKLLEGDADKAFLATREELKGDLLVQLGRTDEANAAYQKAKAALSDEAAVGGLQIKLDDLAKGDA, encoded by the coding sequence GTGTCGAGTACCGAAGACGAACATGTGGCGGAGTTGAAGGAGTGGTGGACACGCAACGGCAAGCCCCTGGTTACTGGCGGCCTGTTGGCGCTGGTCATCGTGTTCGGCTGGCAGGCCTTTCAGAAGTATCAGAGCAATCAGTCGCAAGGCGCCTCGATTCTCTACCAGCAATTGCTGGAAACCACGCTGACGCCTGACGGCAAGCCTGATGCTGCACGTGTTTCGGATCTGGCCGGCAAGCTCAACAGCGAGTTCGGCGGCACTGCCTACGCGCAATACGGCAGCCTGTTCGTGGCGAAAGTCGCGGTCGACAGCGGCAAGCTGGACGACGCTGCCAGCGAGCTGAAAGCCATTGTCGACAAACCGGCCAACCCGGCTCTGGGTGAAATCGCCCGTCAGCGCCTGGCGCAGGTGCTGGCCGCGCAGAACAAGGTCGATGAAGCCCTGAAACTGCTCGAAGGCGATGCCGACAAGGCGTTCCTGGCCACTCGCGAAGAACTCAAGGGCGACTTGCTGGTGCAACTGGGTCGTACCGACGAAGCGAACGCAGCGTATCAAAAAGCCAAGGCGGCACTGTCGGATGAAGCGGCGGTCGGTGGCCTACAAATCAAGCTGGACGACCTGGCCAAAGGGGATGCGTGA
- a CDS encoding RodZ domain-containing protein — MKAAHPEVVAANRVNPGETLRQARESNGWSLAEVALKLNLTVNSLSNLEAGAFDKLPGHTFARGYIRAYAKLLGMDQAVLVQQFDQSTGTDSQGSNVHSLGRIEEPVRVSHTILRIVSLLLLIAVIGGGFVWWQDQTSSRTKDLVSLAPEHVEVEGADGTTQIHPLDEPEDQAVAQGESEGETPLALPQAEEPANAEASAPAPTPAPAAPVATPAAPAHNTAPVVATPAAPVVAAVPAAVATAPIAPAVAAAAPAAPAAPVAGQGQVQLQFSADCWTQVTDGTGKVLLSGLKRKGESVSVSGKPPFAVRLGFARGAQVSYNGQVVDVAPFTSGETARLKLGQ; from the coding sequence ATGAAAGCGGCGCATCCCGAAGTTGTAGCAGCGAATCGCGTTAACCCCGGTGAGACTTTGCGCCAGGCCCGCGAAAGCAATGGCTGGTCGCTGGCCGAAGTGGCCCTCAAGCTCAACCTCACCGTCAATTCCCTGAGTAATCTGGAAGCCGGCGCTTTTGACAAGCTGCCTGGCCACACCTTTGCTCGTGGCTATATTCGCGCGTACGCCAAATTGCTGGGCATGGACCAGGCTGTTCTGGTTCAGCAGTTCGACCAATCCACCGGCACCGACTCCCAGGGCAGCAACGTCCACAGCCTGGGGCGTATCGAAGAGCCGGTTCGGGTTTCCCACACCATTTTGCGAATTGTCAGCCTGCTGTTGCTGATCGCGGTGATTGGTGGTGGTTTTGTCTGGTGGCAGGATCAAACCTCATCGCGCACCAAGGACCTGGTCAGCCTGGCTCCGGAACACGTTGAAGTCGAAGGCGCCGATGGCACCACCCAGATCCATCCGCTGGACGAGCCGGAAGACCAGGCGGTTGCGCAAGGTGAGTCTGAAGGTGAAACGCCTCTGGCGTTGCCGCAGGCGGAGGAGCCTGCCAACGCCGAAGCAAGCGCGCCGGCGCCAACACCCGCTCCAGCAGCCCCGGTAGCAACACCTGCGGCTCCGGCCCACAATACTGCTCCGGTTGTCGCGACACCGGCAGCGCCAGTTGTTGCCGCTGTACCGGCAGCGGTTGCGACGGCTCCGATTGCGCCGGCCGTTGCAGCTGCTGCTCCAGCAGCTCCAGCAGCTCCGGTTGCGGGCCAGGGCCAGGTTCAACTGCAATTCAGCGCCGATTGCTGGACTCAAGTGACCGACGGCACGGGTAAAGTGTTGTTGAGTGGTCTCAAGCGTAAAGGCGAAAGTGTTTCCGTCAGCGGCAAGCCGCCCTTTGCCGTGCGTCTGGGCTTTGCCCGTGGCGCGCAGGTCAGCTACAACGGGCAGGTGGTTGATGTCGCTCCGTTCACCAGTGGCGAGACTGCTCGCCTGAAGTTAGGTCAATAA
- the der gene encoding ribosome biogenesis GTPase Der, which yields MVPVIALVGRPNVGKSTLFNRLTRTRDAIVGDLSGLTRDRQYGEAKWQGRSYILVDTGGISGDEHGMDEKMAEQSLLAIEEADVVLFLVDAKAGFTAADQMIAEHLRKRNKRSYVVANKVDNIDPEMARAEFAPLGMGHAIPIAGAHGRGITQMLEIALSDFPKDEEEPQEGEEEEIVAEGEEAKRIPGPSEKDGIKIAIIGRPNVGKSTLVNRMLGEDRVIVYDQPGTTRDSIYIPFERNDEKYTLIDTAGVRKRGKIHEEVEKFSVVKTLQAIKDANVVIFVMDAREGVVDHDLNLLGFALEAGRALVIAINKWDGMTPSERDFVKVELQRRLFFVDFADIHFISALHGTGVGNLYASVQNSFKSAVTRWPTNRLTQILEDAVGEHAPPMVNNRRIKLRYAHLGGANPPIIVIHGNQIEKVPKSYVRYLENTYRRVLKLVGTPIRIEFKGGENPYEGNKNSLTDRQVNKKRRLMSHHKKADKKRRDKR from the coding sequence ATGGTTCCCGTAATCGCCCTGGTGGGCCGACCGAACGTCGGCAAGTCCACCTTGTTCAACCGCCTGACCAGGACTCGCGACGCCATCGTCGGCGACTTGTCCGGTCTGACCCGTGATCGCCAATACGGTGAGGCCAAGTGGCAAGGGCGTTCCTACATTCTGGTCGACACTGGCGGTATCTCCGGTGACGAGCACGGTATGGACGAAAAAATGGCCGAGCAGTCGCTGCTGGCCATTGAAGAAGCGGATGTCGTTCTGTTCCTGGTAGATGCCAAGGCCGGTTTTACCGCCGCCGACCAGATGATCGCCGAGCACTTGCGCAAGCGTAACAAGCGTTCCTACGTGGTCGCCAACAAGGTCGACAACATCGACCCTGAAATGGCCCGCGCCGAATTCGCCCCGTTGGGCATGGGCCACGCGATCCCGATCGCCGGTGCCCATGGTCGTGGCATCACCCAGATGCTGGAAATCGCCCTGAGCGACTTCCCGAAAGACGAAGAAGAACCGCAAGAAGGCGAAGAGGAAGAGATCGTTGCCGAAGGTGAGGAAGCCAAGCGCATTCCTGGCCCAAGCGAAAAAGACGGTATCAAGATCGCCATCATCGGCCGTCCGAACGTCGGCAAGTCGACCCTGGTCAACCGCATGCTCGGTGAAGACCGGGTGATCGTGTATGACCAACCTGGTACCACCCGCGACAGTATTTACATCCCGTTTGAGCGTAACGACGAGAAGTACACGCTGATCGACACCGCGGGTGTGCGCAAGCGCGGCAAGATTCACGAAGAAGTCGAAAAGTTCTCCGTGGTCAAAACCCTGCAGGCGATCAAAGACGCCAACGTGGTGATCTTCGTGATGGACGCCCGCGAAGGCGTGGTGGATCACGACCTCAACCTGCTGGGCTTTGCCCTTGAAGCCGGTCGTGCGCTGGTGATCGCGATCAACAAGTGGGACGGCATGACGCCGAGCGAGCGCGACTTCGTGAAGGTCGAACTGCAACGTCGACTGTTCTTCGTCGACTTCGCCGACATCCACTTCATCTCGGCCCTGCACGGCACTGGCGTAGGTAATCTCTACGCGTCGGTACAGAACTCGTTCAAGTCCGCGGTCACCCGCTGGCCGACCAACCGCCTGACCCAGATTCTGGAAGATGCGGTCGGCGAGCACGCGCCACCGATGGTCAACAACCGCCGGATCAAGCTGCGTTATGCCCACTTGGGTGGTGCGAACCCGCCGATCATCGTGATCCACGGTAACCAGATCGAGAAGGTGCCGAAGTCTTACGTCCGTTACCTGGAAAACACTTACCGTCGTGTGCTCAAGCTGGTCGGTACGCCGATCCGCATCGAGTTCAAGGGCGGCGAGAACCCGTACGAAGGCAACAAGAACTCGCTCACCGACCGTCAGGTCAACAAGAAGCGTCGTTTGATGTCGCACCACAAAAAGGCCGACAAGAAGCGCCGCGACAAGCGCTGA
- the rlmN gene encoding 23S rRNA (adenine(2503)-C(2))-methyltransferase RlmN, producing MTTSTVKTNLLGLTQQEMEKFFDSIGEKRFRAGQVMKWIHHFGVDDFDAMTNVSKALREKLKAVAEIRGPEVVSEDISSDGTRKWVVRVASGSCVETVYIPQGKRGTLCVSSQAGCALDCSFCSTGKQGFNSNLTAAEVIGQVWIANKSFGSVPATVDRAITNVVMMGMGEPLLNFDNVVAAMHLMMDDLGYGISKRRVTLSTSGVVPMIDELSKHIDVSLALSLHAPNDALRNQLVPINKKYPLKMLLESCQRYMSSLGEKRVLTIEYTLLKDINDKVEHAVEMIELLKNVPCKINLIPFNPFPHSGYERPSNNAIRRFQDQLHHAGFNVTVRTTRGEDIDAACGQLVGQVLDRTRRSERYIAVRELSADNDMPQNAANNN from the coding sequence ATGACTACATCGACTGTAAAAACCAACCTGCTGGGTCTGACTCAACAGGAAATGGAAAAATTCTTCGACTCAATCGGGGAGAAGCGTTTCCGTGCCGGTCAGGTAATGAAATGGATTCACCACTTTGGCGTCGATGATTTCGACGCCATGACGAACGTCAGCAAGGCCTTGCGCGAAAAGCTCAAGGCTGTTGCTGAAATTCGTGGTCCGGAAGTGGTCAGCGAGGACATCTCCAGCGACGGTACCCGTAAGTGGGTGGTGCGCGTGGCGTCCGGCAGCTGCGTCGAGACCGTTTACATTCCCCAGGGCAAACGCGGCACCTTGTGCGTTTCGTCCCAGGCAGGCTGTGCCCTGGACTGCAGTTTCTGCTCCACCGGCAAGCAAGGTTTCAATAGCAACCTCACCGCCGCGGAAGTCATCGGCCAGGTGTGGATTGCCAACAAATCCTTTGGCAGCGTCCCGGCAACCGTCGACCGTGCCATCACCAACGTGGTGATGATGGGCATGGGTGAGCCGCTGCTGAACTTCGACAACGTCGTGGCCGCCATGCATCTGATGATGGATGACCTGGGCTATGGCATCTCCAAGCGCCGCGTAACCCTGTCGACTTCGGGTGTGGTGCCGATGATCGATGAGCTGTCCAAGCACATCGATGTTTCCCTGGCGTTGTCCCTGCACGCACCAAATGACGCATTGCGTAACCAATTGGTGCCGATCAACAAGAAGTATCCGCTTAAGATGCTGCTGGAATCGTGTCAGCGCTACATGTCGTCCCTGGGCGAAAAGCGCGTACTGACCATCGAGTACACCTTGCTCAAGGACATCAATGACAAGGTCGAACACGCGGTCGAAATGATCGAGTTGCTCAAGAATGTTCCGTGCAAGATCAACCTGATTCCGTTCAACCCGTTCCCGCACTCCGGTTACGAGCGTCCGAGCAACAATGCGATTCGCCGTTTCCAGGATCAGCTTCACCATGCAGGCTTCAACGTCACCGTGCGTACCACTCGCGGTGAAGACATCGATGCCGCGTGTGGCCAATTGGTAGGGCAGGTGCTGGATCGCACCCGTCGCAGCGAACGTTATATCGCCGTGCGTGAGTTGAGCGCCGACAACGATATGCCGCAAAACGCTGCGAACAATAATTAA
- the pilW gene encoding type IV pilus biogenesis/stability protein PilW has protein sequence MSLRFALLVLLASLCAGCVLSGDFNPMKTSKGRDEARAAYVQLGLGYLQQGMTERAKVPLKKALELDDSDADANAALGLVFQAEMEPELADQHFRKALSSRPADARILNNYGSFLFEEKRYKEAYERFEQAAADTLYPERSRVFENLGMTASKLGQRDLARQQLEKALRLNRQQPRALLEMAELSFEDRHYVPARDYYDRFSLLTEQNARSLLLGVRLAKVFEDRDKAASYGLQLKRLYPGTPEYQQYLSEQ, from the coding sequence ATGTCCCTGCGCTTCGCGCTGCTTGTGCTGTTGGCCAGCCTGTGTGCTGGTTGTGTCCTGTCGGGCGATTTCAACCCGATGAAGACCAGCAAGGGCCGTGATGAAGCGCGTGCCGCCTACGTGCAGCTGGGCCTGGGGTACTTGCAGCAGGGCATGACCGAGCGCGCCAAGGTCCCGCTGAAGAAGGCGTTGGAACTGGATGACTCGGATGCTGACGCCAACGCGGCCTTGGGGCTGGTGTTCCAGGCCGAGATGGAGCCGGAACTGGCCGATCAGCATTTTCGCAAGGCGCTGTCTTCCCGTCCCGCCGATGCGCGAATCCTGAACAACTACGGCAGTTTTCTGTTCGAAGAAAAACGTTACAAAGAGGCGTACGAGCGCTTTGAACAGGCGGCCGCCGATACTCTGTATCCTGAGCGTTCGCGGGTTTTCGAAAACCTCGGCATGACCGCTTCAAAGCTGGGCCAGCGTGACCTGGCTCGCCAGCAACTGGAAAAAGCCCTGCGTTTGAACCGCCAACAGCCACGTGCCTTGCTGGAAATGGCTGAGTTGTCATTCGAAGACAGGCATTATGTGCCCGCGCGTGACTATTACGATCGTTTTAGCCTGCTCACCGAGCAAAATGCACGTAGTCTATTGCTCGGCGTTCGGCTGGCAAAAGTGTTTGAAGATCGCGACAAGGCCGCCAGTTATGGCCTGCAATTAAAACGACTCTATCCCGGTACGCCGGAATATCAGCAATACCTGTCGGAGCAATGA
- a CDS encoding amidohydrolase, translating to MPDLSTLPNLNLALIQTTLAWHDRQANLEHFEPLLEQARGADLIILPEMFTTGFSMESETLAEPENGATSKWMRAQAAKLGAVVTGSIIVQATDGSHRNRLLWARPDGEVWHYDKRHLFRMAGENNHYTPGERQVQFELKGWRVRPLICYDLRFPVWSRDPQDTDLLLYTANWPGARRQHWNRLLPARAIENLCYVAAVNRIGTDGKGFAYTGDSQVLDFQGETLLGAGDADGVFKVVLDAAELAAYRTRFPANLDADTFEFT from the coding sequence ATGCCTGATCTGAGTACTCTGCCCAATCTGAATCTTGCGCTGATCCAGACCACCCTGGCCTGGCACGATCGTCAGGCCAATCTGGAGCATTTCGAGCCGTTGCTGGAACAGGCTCGCGGTGCGGACCTGATCATCCTGCCGGAGATGTTCACCACCGGTTTCTCCATGGAATCGGAAACCCTCGCCGAGCCGGAAAATGGCGCCACCAGTAAATGGATGCGGGCTCAGGCGGCGAAGCTGGGCGCGGTGGTGACCGGCAGCATCATCGTCCAGGCGACTGACGGTAGCCATCGCAATCGTCTGTTGTGGGCACGGCCGGACGGGGAGGTGTGGCACTACGACAAGCGTCACCTGTTCCGCATGGCCGGGGAGAACAATCACTACACCCCGGGCGAGCGTCAGGTGCAGTTCGAGTTGAAGGGTTGGCGAGTGCGGCCGCTGATTTGCTACGACCTGCGCTTCCCGGTCTGGAGTCGCGATCCGCAAGACACTGACTTGCTGCTGTACACCGCCAACTGGCCGGGCGCACGGCGTCAGCACTGGAACCGATTGCTGCCGGCACGGGCGATCGAAAACCTCTGCTATGTGGCGGCGGTGAACCGTATCGGTACCGATGGCAAAGGCTTTGCGTATACCGGTGACAGTCAGGTCCTGGATTTTCAGGGCGAGACGTTGCTCGGTGCAGGCGATGCCGATGGCGTATTCAAGGTCGTGCTCGACGCGGCGGAACTGGCGGCATATCGCACACGGTTCCCGGCGAATCTGGATGCGGATACCTTCGAGTTCACCTGA
- the bamB gene encoding outer membrane protein assembly factor BamB, whose protein sequence is MRDVIRWKHAALLALAILAAGCSSNSKKELPPAELTDFKEEVVLHKQWSRSIGNGQGETYNMLVPAIDGDTIYAADVTGVVMAMDRSNGDVKWKKDLKLPVSGAVGVGYGLVMIGTLKGEIVALDASSGEEKWRARVTSEVLAPPATNGDVVVVQTQDDRLIGLDASTGNQRWLYDSTPAVLTLRGTSAPIVTNRLAVAGLSTGKVVALDVSNGVPVWEQRVAIPQGRSELERVVDIDGGLLLSGGTLYVASYQGRVAALDLESGRQLWQRDASSYAGVAQGFGSVYVSLSSGTVEGVDERSTTALWSNDSLARRQLSAPEVFSSYVAVGDLEGYLHLLSQVDGRFVGRERIDSDGLRARPLVVGDTIYVYGNSGKLEALTIK, encoded by the coding sequence ATGCGTGACGTGATCCGTTGGAAACATGCAGCATTGCTGGCTCTGGCCATTCTGGCCGCGGGTTGCAGCAGCAACAGCAAAAAAGAGTTGCCACCGGCCGAGCTGACCGACTTCAAGGAAGAAGTGGTTCTGCACAAGCAGTGGAGTCGTTCGATCGGTAACGGTCAGGGCGAAACCTACAACATGCTGGTTCCGGCGATCGATGGCGATACCATCTATGCCGCCGACGTCACCGGTGTGGTGATGGCGATGGATCGCAGCAATGGCGACGTCAAGTGGAAGAAAGATCTCAAACTGCCTGTCTCCGGCGCCGTTGGCGTGGGTTACGGTCTGGTCATGATCGGCACGCTCAAGGGTGAAATCGTTGCCCTGGATGCCAGCAGCGGTGAAGAGAAATGGCGCGCTCGCGTGACCAGCGAAGTTCTCGCACCACCGGCCACCAACGGTGACGTTGTTGTGGTTCAGACCCAGGATGACCGTCTGATCGGTCTGGATGCCTCTACCGGCAACCAGCGCTGGTTGTATGACAGCACGCCAGCGGTCCTGACCCTGCGCGGCACCAGCGCACCGATCGTCACCAACCGCCTCGCGGTGGCTGGCCTGTCGACCGGTAAAGTGGTTGCTCTTGATGTGTCCAACGGCGTGCCGGTTTGGGAACAGCGTGTAGCGATTCCACAAGGTCGTTCGGAGCTGGAGCGTGTGGTCGATATCGACGGTGGCTTGCTGCTGTCCGGCGGTACACTGTATGTCGCCAGCTACCAGGGTCGCGTCGCGGCACTGGACCTGGAAAGCGGTCGTCAGCTCTGGCAGCGTGATGCTTCCAGCTATGCCGGCGTCGCCCAGGGTTTTGGCAGCGTCTATGTGAGCCTGTCTTCGGGCACTGTTGAAGGCGTCGACGAGCGTTCCACCACTGCATTGTGGAGCAACGATTCGCTGGCCCGCCGCCAACTGTCGGCTCCGGAAGTGTTCTCCAGCTACGTTGCAGTCGGTGACCTGGAAGGTTACCTGCACCTGCTGAGTCAGGTGGACGGTCGTTTCGTCGGCCGCGAGCGCATCGACAGCGACGGCCTGCGTGCCCGTCCGCTGGTGGTGGGTGACACGATTTATGTGTATGGCAACAGCGGCAAACTGGAAGCCCTGACCATCAAGTAA